Proteins encoded in a region of the Vicia villosa cultivar HV-30 ecotype Madison, WI linkage group LG5, Vvil1.0, whole genome shotgun sequence genome:
- the LOC131604740 gene encoding uncharacterized protein LOC131604740 — protein sequence MDDPFDSSVNLEETHLKEGYDEGYSNGLVEGKEEGKQVGLKVGFEVGEELGFYSGCIHIWTSAIQMDPTCFSSRAKTAITQMQDLIHKYPLMDPEDLQVQEIMDSLRLKFKLLCSSLRVKLHYNGYPAEGNDTQF from the coding sequence ATGGATGACCCGTTTGATTCTTCCGTGAATTTGGAGGAGACCCATTTGAAGGAAGGCTACGACGAAGGCTACAGCAATGGCCTTGTTGAGGGCAAGGAGGAGGGAAAGCAGGTTGGGCTCAAGGTCGGTTTTGAGGTCGGTGAGGAACTCGGCTTCTACAGCGGCTGCATCCACATCTGGACATCTGCCATCCAGATGGATCCAACTTGCTTCTCTTCTCGGGCCAAAACGGCTATCACCCAGATGCAAGACTTGATCCACAAATACCCTCTAATGGATCCTGAAGATCTACAAGTGCAGGAGATCATGGATAGCCTCAGGCTCAAGTTCAAGTTGCTGTGTTCTTCATTGCGTGTCAAGCTCCACTATAACGGCTATCCCGCTGAGGGCAATGACACTCAATTTTGA